A single genomic interval of Natronoarchaeum philippinense harbors:
- a CDS encoding HPP family protein, translated as MLRDTGLTGAYAGVLVGVLGAVAWASGNPFIFPSLGPTAFLLARSRTGAVVAPRRVIGGHAVGVVAGLAAHHLIAPGAALSVAAPALSTDVLRLAVAAAVSVAATSVGMLAADVNHPPACATTLIVSLGILPSLRSGAVVVAAVVVLVGVHRVALRARAAVLQAAGEASEA; from the coding sequence GTGCTCCGCGACACCGGACTGACGGGCGCGTACGCCGGCGTCCTCGTGGGCGTGCTCGGCGCCGTCGCGTGGGCGAGCGGGAACCCATTCATCTTCCCGAGCCTCGGCCCGACCGCGTTCCTGCTGGCGCGCTCGCGCACCGGCGCCGTCGTCGCGCCCCGCCGGGTGATCGGCGGGCACGCCGTCGGCGTCGTCGCCGGACTGGCGGCCCACCACCTGATCGCGCCGGGCGCCGCGCTGTCGGTCGCCGCGCCCGCCCTTTCGACCGACGTGTTGCGTCTCGCGGTCGCCGCCGCGGTGTCTGTCGCCGCCACGAGCGTCGGGATGCTCGCCGCCGACGTGAACCACCCGCCGGCCTGCGCGACGACGCTGATCGTCTCGCTCGGGATCCTCCCGAGCCTCCGTAGCGGCGCCGTCGTCGTCGCCGCCGTAGTGGTGCTCGTCGGTGTCCACCGGGTCGCGCTCCGGGCGCGAGCGGCGGTCCTCCAAGCCGCTGGCGAGGCCTCCGAAGCCTGA
- a CDS encoding glutamate--tRNA ligase: MNDDLRERIEREAEKHALINAVKHESDADVGAIMGPLMGENPEFREHGDEIPGIAGGVIAEINGLSHEERRERLGEIAPEELNELDSEDDEEEEILPDLPRADEYDQIRMRVAPNPNGPWHLGHARMPAVIGTYKELYDGWFCVRFDDTDPETKRPDLDAYDEILDAIEYLGFEPDETYLASDRVETYYEHARELIEAGGAYTCSCSGEEFSNLKNSGEACPHRDKDVETTREEFEAMVDGEYDSGEMVLRVKTDIEHKNPALRDFVAFRMVDTPHPREEASEYRCWPMLDFQSGIDDHLLGITHIIRGIDLQDSAKRQQFVYDYFGWEYPEVIHWGHVQIDAYDVKMSTSTIKELIDDGELDGWDDPRAPTLASVSRRGIRGDAITDAMVELGTSTSNVDLAMSSVYANNRDLVDDEADRYFFVREGTEVALTGDGPDEATPQRHPDHEDRGTREIPVGDAVVVEPEDLPDPEERVWLKGLGCVRYTRDAFQFTGDDIDAVREEGVDVIHWAPADESVPVRMRTPEGDVEGAAEPEFAETDADEVVQFERIGFARVDRHDDEESVAYYAHP; this comes from the coding sequence ATGAACGACGACCTCCGCGAGCGCATCGAGCGCGAGGCCGAAAAGCACGCGCTGATCAACGCTGTCAAGCACGAGAGCGACGCCGATGTCGGGGCGATCATGGGCCCGCTGATGGGCGAGAACCCCGAGTTCCGGGAGCACGGCGACGAGATCCCCGGTATCGCCGGCGGCGTCATCGCCGAGATTAACGGACTGAGCCACGAGGAGCGCCGCGAGCGTCTCGGCGAGATAGCGCCCGAAGAGCTCAACGAACTCGACAGCGAGGACGACGAGGAAGAGGAGATCCTGCCGGACCTCCCGCGAGCGGACGAGTACGACCAGATCCGGATGCGCGTCGCGCCCAATCCCAACGGCCCGTGGCATCTCGGCCACGCCCGGATGCCCGCGGTCATCGGGACGTACAAGGAGCTGTACGACGGCTGGTTCTGCGTCCGGTTCGACGACACCGACCCCGAGACGAAGCGCCCCGATCTCGACGCCTACGACGAGATTCTCGACGCCATCGAGTATCTCGGCTTCGAGCCCGACGAGACCTATCTCGCCAGCGACCGCGTCGAGACGTACTACGAGCACGCCCGCGAACTGATCGAGGCCGGCGGCGCGTACACCTGCTCGTGTTCCGGCGAGGAGTTCTCGAATCTCAAGAACTCGGGCGAGGCCTGTCCCCACCGCGACAAGGACGTAGAGACCACCCGCGAGGAGTTCGAGGCGATGGTCGACGGCGAGTACGACAGCGGCGAGATGGTCCTGCGCGTCAAGACCGATATCGAGCACAAAAACCCCGCACTCCGGGACTTCGTCGCGTTCCGGATGGTCGACACGCCCCACCCGCGCGAGGAAGCCAGCGAGTACCGCTGCTGGCCGATGCTGGACTTCCAGAGCGGCATCGACGACCACCTGCTGGGCATCACCCACATCATCCGCGGTATCGACCTGCAGGACTCCGCCAAGCGCCAGCAGTTCGTCTACGACTACTTCGGCTGGGAGTACCCCGAAGTGATCCACTGGGGCCACGTCCAGATCGACGCCTACGACGTGAAGATGAGCACGTCGACGATCAAGGAACTGATCGACGACGGCGAACTGGACGGCTGGGACGACCCGCGTGCGCCCACCCTCGCAAGCGTCAGCCGGCGGGGCATCCGCGGCGACGCCATCACCGACGCGATGGTCGAGCTTGGAACCTCGACGAGCAACGTCGATCTGGCCATGTCGTCGGTCTACGCCAACAACCGCGACCTTGTCGACGACGAGGCGGACCGCTACTTCTTCGTCCGCGAGGGAACCGAAGTCGCGCTGACCGGCGACGGGCCCGACGAGGCCACCCCGCAGCGCCACCCCGACCACGAGGACCGGGGCACCCGAGAGATCCCCGTCGGCGACGCCGTCGTCGTCGAACCCGAAGACCTGCCCGACCCCGAGGAGCGCGTCTGGCTGAAGGGTCTGGGCTGCGTGCGCTACACGCGCGACGCGTTCCAGTTCACCGGCGACGACATCGACGCCGTGCGCGAGGAGGGCGTCGACGTGATCCACTGGGCGCCCGCCGACGAGTCAGTCCCGGTACGGATGCGAACGCCCGAGGGCGACGTGGAAGGCGCCGCAGAACCCGAGTTCGCCGAGACCGACGCCGACGAGGTCGTGCAGTTCGAGCGCATCGGCTTTGCGCGAGTCGACCGCCACGACGACGAGGAGTCGGTCGCGTACTACGCACATCCCTGA
- the rtcA gene encoding RNA 3'-terminal phosphate cyclase: protein MIELDGADGGGQIVRSALSLAALAGESVRIENVRGARDDPGLKHQHLAAVELLAAVCDADVEGADLGAETLTFEPDSPSGGRYEVDVGTAGSVTLVLDAVLPLAAAIDGPLAVTIRGGTDVKWSPPIDAVRNVKLPLLRRHDVQAALDVDRRGFYPAGGGAATLSMAPSTPTQIQLTDRGERRGVRIYSVASADLADAEVAERQARGAAAALPDGVDVIERSATYADADSTGTALTFRADYENALAGADALGERGKPAERVGEDAVRSFRTFEESAAVVDRHLADQLLVWLALAGGEIAIPEVTDHVESSIELLGEFGVDAEIESGAEGAAAARIRVRETLDRR from the coding sequence GTGATCGAACTCGACGGCGCCGACGGCGGCGGCCAGATCGTCCGCTCGGCGCTCTCGTTGGCCGCGCTCGCCGGTGAATCGGTCCGGATCGAAAACGTCCGGGGTGCACGCGACGACCCCGGCCTCAAGCACCAGCACCTCGCTGCCGTCGAACTTCTCGCCGCGGTCTGTGACGCCGACGTCGAGGGTGCCGACCTCGGCGCCGAGACGCTGACGTTCGAACCGGACTCGCCATCCGGCGGCCGGTACGAGGTCGATGTCGGGACCGCCGGCAGCGTGACGCTCGTACTCGACGCCGTCCTCCCGCTGGCGGCCGCAATCGACGGGCCGCTCGCGGTCACGATCCGCGGCGGCACCGACGTGAAGTGGTCGCCGCCGATCGACGCCGTCCGGAACGTCAAACTGCCGCTGCTTCGGCGTCACGACGTACAGGCCGCGCTCGATGTCGATCGGCGCGGCTTCTACCCGGCCGGCGGCGGCGCCGCGACGCTCTCGATGGCGCCCTCGACGCCGACGCAAATCCAACTCACAGACAGGGGCGAGCGCCGCGGCGTCCGCATCTACTCGGTAGCGTCGGCTGATCTCGCGGACGCCGAAGTCGCCGAGCGCCAAGCCCGTGGTGCAGCCGCAGCGCTGCCCGATGGCGTCGACGTGATCGAGCGCAGCGCGACGTACGCCGACGCCGACTCGACGGGCACCGCGCTGACGTTCCGGGCCGACTACGAGAACGCACTCGCCGGCGCGGACGCGCTGGGCGAGCGCGGAAAGCCCGCCGAACGTGTCGGCGAGGATGCCGTCCGATCGTTCCGGACGTTCGAGGAAAGCGCGGCCGTAGTGGACCGACACCTCGCCGACCAGTTGCTCGTCTGGCTGGCGCTCGCGGGCGGCGAAATAGCGATTCCCGAAGTCACGGATCACGTCGAGTCGAGTATCGAACTTCTCGGCGAGTTCGGCGTCGACGCCGAAATCGAGAGCGGTGCCGAAGGTGCCGCGGCGGCGAGAATTAGGGTCCGAGAGACGCTCGACAGACGGTAG
- a CDS encoding DUF456 domain-containing protein, whose protein sequence is MVDVALLVAVALLIVGVVGSIVPLAPGPPISVAAVLGYWAYSGFSEPGAITVVGLVLVGVVAFSADFLASAVSARAGGASWGVSAVASVVGIALLLVTGPLGMIFGVAVAVFLLELRRHQDVSRGLRTAAATTVGILGGTAVQALLTFGMLVGFVLAVT, encoded by the coding sequence ATGGTAGATGTCGCGTTGCTGGTCGCCGTCGCCCTGCTGATCGTCGGCGTCGTCGGCAGCATCGTCCCGCTGGCGCCCGGCCCGCCGATTTCCGTCGCCGCGGTGCTCGGCTACTGGGCGTACAGCGGCTTCTCCGAACCGGGGGCGATCACCGTCGTCGGCTTGGTGCTGGTCGGCGTCGTCGCGTTCTCGGCGGACTTCCTCGCCAGCGCCGTTTCGGCGCGGGCCGGCGGGGCGTCGTGGGGCGTCTCCGCGGTCGCCAGCGTCGTCGGGATCGCACTACTGCTGGTTACTGGCCCGCTCGGAATGATCTTCGGCGTCGCCGTCGCCGTCTTTCTACTGGAACTGCGGCGTCACCAGGACGTCAGTCGGGGGCTGCGAACCGCGGCGGCGACGACCGTCGGCATCCTCGGCGGGACGGCAGTTCAGGCACTGTTGACCTTCGGGATGCTGGTCGGGTTCGTGCTCGCGGTGACGTGA